The following coding sequences lie in one Spinacia oleracea cultivar Varoflay chromosome 1, BTI_SOV_V1, whole genome shotgun sequence genomic window:
- the LOC110803326 gene encoding probable sarcosine oxidase, with protein MGCNTAGISSYEFDVIVVGGGIMGSCTAYETSKRGYSTLLLDQFDFLHNRGSSHGESRTIRVTYPEPYYSSMVLESTKLWEEAQSQLGYKVLYPTNQLDIGQASDRSLQAVIHSCQSNSVDFRVLDHAQVKKEFSGGVVVPEDWIGVVSGGAGVIKPTKAVCMFQTLAFRNGATLKDNMKVIDIRRDVGGCVVVLTATGEKFYGRKCVITAGAWMNKLVKVVTGLDVPILPLETTICYWKVKEEYEKEYSVDGEFPCFAGYGSTYIYGTPSLEYPGLIKVGVHGGRFCNPDKRTWTPEPQLMDFLKKWVKERFGGRVEHHHPVSTQSCMYSLTPDEDYVIDFLGGRFGKDVVIAGEFSGHGFKMGPVIGRVVADLVLHGETKGVELDYFKLARFDNNPKGNIKEFAEQVGTSKL; from the coding sequence ATGGGTTGCAACACAGCAGGAATTAGCAGCTACGAGTTTGATGTGATCGTTGTGGGAGGAGGAATTATGGGAAGCTGTACTGCCTACGAAACTTCAAAGAGGGGATACTCCACTCTATTACTGGACCAGTTCGACTTTCTGCACAACAGAGGTTCCTCCCATGGAGAGTCCCGAACTATTCGAGTCACCTACCCTGAACCTTATTACTCTTCCATGGTCCTTGAATCGACCAAGCTATGGGAGGAGGCTCAATCTCAACTTGGGTATAAGGTTCTTTACCCCACTAACCAGCTTGACATTGGACAAGCCAGTGATCGCTCTCTCCAGGCTGTCATTCATAGCTGTCAGTCTAACTCTGTTGATTTTAGGGTGCTTGATCATGCCCAAGTGAAAAAGGAGTTCTCAGGAGGGGTGGTTGTGCCAGAGGATTGGATTGGTGTTGTTAGTGGAGGGGCAGGTGTAATCAAGCCCACCAAAGCTGTGTGTATGTTTCAAACACTTGCCTTTCGTAATGGCGCCACTCTGAAAGACAATATGAAGGTTATCGACATAAGAAGAGATGTTGGTGGTTGTGTAGTGGTTTTAACGGCCACAGGGGAGAAATTCTACGGCAGAAAATGTGTCATTACTGCTGGTGCATGGATGAACAAGCTGGTGAAAGTGGTAACGGGACTTGATGTTCCTATTCTGCCTTTAGAAACTACCATATGTTATTGGAAGGTTAAGGAAGAGTATGAAAAGGAATACTCAGTAGATGGGGAATTTCCTTGTTTTGCTGGGTATGGGAGCACATATATATATGGCACCCCATCTTTAGAGTATCCTGGGTTGATTAAGGTAGGCGTGCACGGAGGACGTTTCTGCAACCCAGATAAACGAACTTGGACCCCTGAACCACAGTTGATGGACTTTCTTAAGAAGTGGGTCAAAGAGAGGTTTGGGGGTCGAGTTGAGCATCATCACCCAGTATCGACTCAATCTTGCATGTATTCGTTGACCCCGGATGAAGATTATGTGATAGACTTCCTAGGGGGTCGGTTTGGAAAGGATGTGGTCATCGCAGGGGAGTTTTCCGGACATGGATTTAAGATGGGTCCAGTAATAGGGCGGGTCGTGGCAGACTTGGTGCTACATGGAGAAACCAAAGGGGTAGAGTTGGACTATTTTAAGTTAGCCAGGTTCGACAACAATCCTAAAGGTAACATCAAGGAGTTTGCAGAACAAGTCGGCACTTCCAAGCTCTGA